The DNA window GAACTTCATCGACACGGCGGACTTCTACACCGCCGGTGAGAGCGAACGCATCCTCGGCCGCCTGATCGACCGGGCCGGTGTCCGGGATCGGCTCGTGCTCACCAGCAAGGCCACCAACACCATCGACCCGACCGACCCGAACGCCAGCGGCAACGGCCGCAAGCACATCGTGCGAGCCGTGGAGGCCTCGCTGCGCCGGCTCGGCACCGACTACATCGACCTGCACCTGCTGCACACCTGGGACCGGATCACCCCGGTCGAGGAGGTCGTGCACACCCTCGACGACCTGGTACGCGCCGGCAAGATCCGGTACGCCGGCCTCTCCGACGTACCGGCCTGGTACGCGGCGCGGGCGCAGAGCTACGCCGAGACGCACGGGCTCGCCCCGATGATCACCGTGCAGCTTCCGTACTCCCTGGTCATGCGCGACATCGAGGCGGAGTACGTGTCGATGGCCCAGACCCTCGGCATGGGCCTCACCGCGTGGAGCCCGATCGGCGGCGGCCTGCTCAGCGGCAAGTACCGGCGGACCGGCGAGGGCATGAGCGGGACCGGCCGGTTGACCAATCCCGACGCCCCGGGTCGCGAAATCAACCCCAGGGACTGGCAGGTGATCGAGGCGCTGGAGGGCGTGGCCGCCGACCTGGGCCGCAGCATGGCCCAGGTCGCGATCAACTGGGTGGCCACCCAGCCGGCGGTCGCCTCGGTGGTCATCGGGGCGAGCAGCCCC is part of the Micromonospora cremea genome and encodes:
- a CDS encoding aldo/keto reductase; its protein translation is MNQYYLLGRSGLRVSRLALGTMNFGVDGFHAAYGRTEEQAEPIFRRYLEAGGNFIDTADFYTAGESERILGRLIDRAGVRDRLVLTSKATNTIDPTDPNASGNGRKHIVRAVEASLRRLGTDYIDLHLLHTWDRITPVEEVVHTLDDLVRAGKIRYAGLSDVPAWYAARAQSYAETHGLAPMITVQLPYSLVMRDIEAEYVSMAQTLGMGLTAWSPIGGGLLSGKYRRTGEGMSGTGRLTNPDAPGREINPRDWQVIEALEGVAADLGRSMAQVAINWVATQPAVASVVIGASSPEQLDSNLAALDFEIPADARRRLEEASAPHVGMPYGMFTPQYQSWVVSPGLGIGDKPAGYAPPVFNGATQPTN